The following coding sequences lie in one Caproicibacterium argilliputei genomic window:
- a CDS encoding phosphodiester glycosidase family protein — protein MRFQQRMKKILLPILLVTAVFVQPLAGVPVYAAGGSVNGYTLSLASKVESVTNREVTAGLTETKFSYVGTDKHRNTCYMLSFKAGDPRVSLVAGTPQDSEKIGLSTVRNQAKAVSEEGKQVVAAINSDMYNMKNGDPWGVVVKNGKEIHPYAPIRTWWKFFGMKRDGTPIYGDRTVYENNKADIWQAMGIHSVLVNNSTVVNTDHSTILAPRVAVGVRSDNTVFFLTVDGRQAPYSSGLSLDGIAVAMRDLGAVWAGNMDGGGSATCLTKTSDSSTLQIQNRPSDGTERAVANSWLFIVGAPQGGEMASADLKTAYEAYAPGSLIQFSATGRSADGRPSDLASSGLSWSVTTESDGIINSRGTVTAGAAEGTVEAHLNWNGQSVGSKTVRVVQPDSLKQKVTSVRLQPGATADFGITAYSGGSPVGINLANLTYSVPAGLGSVDANGVFHAAMAPAEGDVTVRLNGTSQSVRVHVSVGQPEVMESCEWLTSDRTVAEKWAVAGNYKDLAVNNGTMTSPVHSGKYAMRVSFDFRKAKESGNLAVNFGPRCARSSTGNATALGMWVYGNACKGDSLWGCVYNSRGQKVYISMPGVVNWNGWKYIEMPIPQSAKGPFSLRSGSISLVASSASACRKGYLVVDDVQFTYNRKTADVSVPLVDSISADGQTYTGYQAEIEIHCHDVGSSGINWSSAKVLIDGVSYTQSSGYSWDENGTVYVSGKGFATGRHRLDFSIQDKAGNWCTKTAYFTMQQSASNK, from the coding sequence ATGCGTTTTCAACAGAGAATGAAAAAAATCCTGCTGCCAATTTTGTTGGTTACGGCGGTGTTCGTTCAGCCGCTTGCAGGGGTTCCGGTTTATGCCGCCGGCGGTTCGGTAAATGGTTATACGCTTTCTCTTGCGTCAAAGGTCGAGAGCGTGACAAATCGTGAGGTCACTGCGGGTCTTACCGAAACCAAGTTTTCATATGTTGGTACAGACAAGCACCGGAATACGTGCTATATGCTCAGTTTTAAAGCAGGTGATCCGCGTGTATCTCTGGTGGCAGGCACGCCACAGGACAGCGAAAAAATTGGGCTGTCAACGGTGCGCAATCAGGCCAAAGCCGTTTCAGAGGAAGGCAAGCAGGTTGTCGCCGCGATTAACAGCGATATGTATAATATGAAAAATGGAGATCCCTGGGGCGTTGTTGTAAAAAACGGCAAGGAAATTCATCCGTACGCACCGATTCGCACCTGGTGGAAGTTCTTTGGCATGAAACGGGATGGTACGCCGATTTACGGCGACCGGACCGTGTACGAAAACAACAAAGCCGATATTTGGCAGGCAATGGGCATTCACAGCGTTTTGGTGAACAACAGCACGGTTGTTAACACAGACCACAGCACCATCCTGGCGCCGCGTGTGGCAGTCGGTGTTCGGTCGGACAATACGGTCTTTTTCCTGACGGTTGACGGGCGGCAGGCTCCGTATTCCAGCGGCCTTTCTCTGGACGGCATTGCCGTGGCAATGCGCGACCTTGGCGCGGTTTGGGCTGGCAATATGGATGGCGGCGGTTCCGCAACCTGCCTGACAAAGACTTCTGATAGTTCCACGCTGCAGATACAGAACCGCCCTTCTGACGGTACAGAACGTGCCGTAGCAAATTCCTGGCTGTTTATCGTTGGTGCGCCACAGGGCGGTGAGATGGCTTCTGCTGACTTAAAAACGGCATATGAAGCGTATGCGCCGGGCAGTTTGATTCAGTTTTCCGCAACCGGACGCAGTGCGGACGGCCGTCCTTCTGACCTGGCTTCTTCCGGACTCAGTTGGTCTGTTACAACTGAGTCCGATGGAATCATCAATTCCCGCGGCACCGTCACCGCAGGTGCTGCCGAGGGAACCGTAGAAGCACATCTCAACTGGAACGGACAGTCTGTTGGTTCTAAAACCGTCCGAGTGGTACAGCCGGACAGCTTAAAGCAGAAAGTGACCAGTGTCCGCCTGCAGCCGGGCGCGACTGCGGATTTCGGCATCACGGCTTACAGCGGCGGCAGTCCGGTCGGAATCAATCTGGCAAACCTCACGTATTCGGTACCCGCAGGCCTTGGCAGTGTGGATGCAAACGGGGTCTTCCATGCGGCAATGGCGCCTGCCGAAGGTGACGTGACCGTTCGCCTGAATGGCACCAGCCAAAGTGTGCGCGTGCACGTTTCGGTCGGTCAGCCGGAAGTCATGGAAAGCTGCGAATGGCTGACCAGTGACCGTACCGTTGCGGAGAAATGGGCGGTTGCCGGCAATTATAAAGATCTGGCTGTCAACAACGGCACCATGACCTCGCCGGTACACAGCGGAAAATACGCCATGCGTGTCAGCTTTGATTTCCGCAAGGCGAAGGAAAGCGGCAATCTTGCTGTGAATTTTGGTCCCCGCTGCGCCCGCAGCAGTACCGGCAATGCGACTGCTTTGGGAATGTGGGTGTATGGCAACGCCTGCAAGGGGGATTCTTTGTGGGGTTGCGTGTACAACAGCCGAGGACAGAAAGTGTACATTTCCATGCCGGGCGTCGTGAACTGGAATGGCTGGAAGTACATCGAAATGCCGATTCCGCAGAGCGCTAAAGGACCGTTTTCCCTGCGCAGCGGCTCCATCAGCCTGGTGGCGTCCAGTGCTTCTGCCTGCCGCAAGGGCTATTTGGTGGTAGATGACGTTCAATTTACGTATAACCGGAAGACCGCGGATGTTTCTGTGCCACTGGTTGATTCCATCAGTGCAGATGGGCAGACGTATACCGGGTATCAGGCGGAGATTGAAATTCACTGCCACGATGTCGGCAGTTCCGGCATAAACTGGAGCAGTGCAAAAGTGCTCATTGATGGTGTCAGTTATACGCAGTCGTCCGGTTACAGCTGGGATGAAAACGGAACGGTTTACGTCAGTGGAAAGGGATTTGCAACTGGCCGTCACCGCCTGGATTTCAGCATTCAGGACAAAGCAGGAAACTGGTGCACAAAAACCGCATACTTCACCATGCAACAGTCTGCTTCAAATAAATAA
- a CDS encoding lytic transglycosylase domain-containing protein — translation MEIYFDPRTLLASQTSSANSDSSVQQTFQSALNQSLSDSSVSAPNSLESLFQKAAQKYGVSENLLKAVAKTESDFQTDCVSSAGASGIMQLMPETAKEYGITDIFDPEQNIMGGARELASDLKRYNGDVKLALAGYNAGCGNVEKYGGIPPFAETQNYVKKVLGYMGQNLTVPETSSASQTASASSASATTGLDTSGLAGLLSSASSSAADSTNDFTYQDYQMFVGLLINALKNGWSSSDSSSSENSRWY, via the coding sequence AACTTCATCTGCGAATAGTGATTCGTCTGTTCAGCAGACGTTTCAAAGTGCGCTGAACCAGTCGCTTTCCGACTCATCGGTTTCCGCGCCCAATTCGTTGGAGTCGCTGTTTCAAAAGGCCGCGCAAAAATATGGAGTTTCGGAAAATCTTTTAAAAGCCGTTGCCAAGACAGAGTCAGACTTTCAGACAGACTGTGTCTCTTCAGCTGGTGCTTCCGGCATTATGCAGCTGATGCCGGAAACTGCAAAAGAATATGGCATTACGGACATTTTTGATCCGGAGCAGAACATCATGGGCGGTGCGCGGGAGCTGGCTTCCGATTTGAAGCGCTACAACGGCGATGTGAAGCTTGCGCTGGCGGGGTATAATGCCGGTTGCGGCAATGTGGAAAAGTATGGCGGCATTCCGCCGTTCGCAGAAACACAGAATTACGTCAAAAAAGTTTTAGGCTACATGGGGCAGAATTTGACGGTACCAGAGACATCCTCTGCTTCTCAAACAGCGTCCGCTTCGTCTGCCTCTGCCACCACTGGCTTGGACACCTCCGGGCTGGCCGGGCTTTTAAGCAGCGCTTCCTCCTCGGCTGCAGACAGCACAAACGATTTTACTTATCAGGACTATCAGATGTTTGTAGGACTGCTGATTAACGCGCTGAAAAATGGGTGGAGCTCCAGCGACTCCAGTAGTTCGGAAAACAGCCGTTGGTATTGA